The following are encoded together in the Proteiniphilum saccharofermentans genome:
- a CDS encoding alpha-ketoacid dehydrogenase subunit alpha/beta: MPKVQLIDPTEARKPGFVEFQPIPVNQYQKTVQDEKENFTTEEFKAIYHDMVLIREFETMLNLIKTQGEYNGTPYNHPGPAHLSIGQESSAVGMAWTLTVDDFIFGSHRSHGEILAKGMSAIHQLDDHQLMDIMENFFDGVIYEIVRKDFEGSVKELAKRFLVYGTLAEIFARKTGFNKGLGGSMHAFFTPFGVYPNNAIVGGSGDIAVGAALYKKVNRKPGLVVANIGDASMACGPVWEGITFAAMDQFKQLWEGDMKGGLPVIINIMNNQYGMGGQTCGETMGYGIAARIGAGVNPEQMHAERVDGYNPLAVIDAYKRKREIIEEKRGPVLLDVLTYRYSGHSPSDASSYRSKEEVEAWESQDCIRSYGEQLLEAGVATQADLDSISDNIRALVNEMFLKAIDDEISPKMENPEVIGDMMFSNGSVDSFSDAKPEVLIPLEENPRVKKIANKERFAFDAEGKPFSKMKQFHLRDGLFEAIIDRFYKDASLIAYGEENRDWGGAFAVYGGLTESLPYHRLFNSPIAEASIVGTAIGYAMCGGRVIPEIMYCDFIGRAGDEIFNQLPKWQAMSGNVLKMPMVVRVSVGSKYGAQHSQDWTSLVAHIPGLKVCFPVTPYDAKGLMNAALQGTDPVIFFESQRIYDIGEQFHEGGVPAGYYEIPIGEPDVKKEGRDITFLTIGYTLYPALEAAKELEDKYGMSAEVIDARSLVPFNYEKVLESVKKTGKIIVAGDATARGSFLNDLAANISQLAFDYLDAPVCVLGSRNWITPAFELEESFFPQPSWFLDMINERILPLRDYIPVQNFTDAEFIRRAKKGV, from the coding sequence ATGCCCAAAGTTCAACTTATAGATCCGACCGAAGCACGCAAACCCGGCTTTGTGGAGTTTCAACCGATACCTGTCAACCAGTACCAGAAAACGGTACAAGATGAAAAAGAGAATTTTACCACAGAGGAATTCAAGGCGATTTACCATGATATGGTATTGATCCGTGAATTTGAAACCATGTTGAATCTGATCAAGACGCAGGGAGAATACAACGGTACTCCCTATAATCATCCCGGTCCCGCTCACTTGTCTATCGGACAGGAATCGTCGGCAGTGGGTATGGCCTGGACGCTGACGGTGGACGATTTTATTTTCGGGAGCCACCGTTCACATGGCGAAATCCTGGCCAAAGGAATGTCAGCCATCCATCAACTGGATGACCATCAGCTCATGGATATCATGGAGAATTTTTTTGATGGTGTGATCTATGAGATCGTGAGAAAAGATTTTGAAGGATCGGTCAAAGAACTGGCAAAAAGATTTCTGGTATATGGTACATTGGCCGAGATCTTTGCCCGGAAGACCGGTTTCAATAAGGGGTTAGGAGGATCAATGCATGCCTTCTTCACTCCGTTCGGTGTCTATCCCAACAACGCCATCGTGGGTGGGTCGGGAGATATAGCTGTCGGTGCCGCATTGTACAAGAAAGTGAACCGTAAGCCCGGACTGGTTGTGGCCAATATCGGCGATGCTTCCATGGCGTGCGGCCCGGTATGGGAAGGTATCACCTTTGCCGCGATGGATCAGTTTAAGCAACTCTGGGAAGGTGACATGAAGGGTGGTCTTCCTGTGATCATCAATATAATGAATAACCAATACGGTATGGGTGGCCAGACCTGTGGTGAGACGATGGGTTATGGTATCGCTGCCCGTATCGGGGCCGGAGTGAATCCGGAGCAGATGCATGCGGAACGGGTGGACGGCTATAATCCGTTGGCGGTAATAGATGCCTATAAACGTAAACGTGAAATAATTGAAGAAAAGAGAGGCCCGGTATTACTGGATGTCCTCACTTACCGTTACAGTGGACACTCTCCTTCCGATGCGTCATCGTACCGTTCCAAAGAGGAGGTGGAGGCATGGGAATCGCAGGACTGTATCCGCAGCTATGGTGAACAGTTACTGGAAGCGGGAGTAGCTACACAGGCCGACCTCGACTCGATTTCCGACAATATACGCGCATTGGTTAATGAAATGTTCTTGAAAGCGATTGATGATGAGATTTCCCCAAAGATGGAAAATCCTGAGGTGATCGGTGATATGATGTTTTCCAATGGATCAGTGGATAGTTTTTCCGACGCCAAACCTGAAGTATTGATCCCGCTGGAAGAAAACCCAAGGGTAAAAAAGATTGCAAACAAGGAACGTTTTGCTTTCGATGCCGAAGGCAAGCCTTTCAGTAAGATGAAGCAGTTCCATTTGCGCGATGGCCTCTTTGAGGCGATTATCGATCGTTTCTATAAAGATGCTTCCTTGATCGCTTACGGTGAGGAGAATCGTGATTGGGGTGGTGCGTTTGCTGTTTATGGCGGATTGACCGAGTCATTGCCTTATCACCGTCTTTTCAATTCTCCTATCGCGGAAGCCTCCATCGTTGGTACGGCTATCGGTTATGCCATGTGTGGCGGACGGGTGATTCCGGAGATCATGTATTGCGACTTTATCGGCCGTGCAGGTGATGAGATCTTCAATCAGTTGCCCAAATGGCAGGCAATGAGCGGTAATGTACTCAAGATGCCGATGGTTGTTCGTGTATCGGTGGGATCTAAATATGGTGCGCAGCACTCGCAGGACTGGACGTCGCTTGTAGCCCATATCCCGGGCTTGAAAGTGTGCTTCCCCGTGACGCCTTATGATGCCAAGGGATTGATGAATGCCGCATTGCAGGGTACCGATCCTGTGATTTTCTTTGAAAGCCAACGTATATACGATATAGGTGAGCAGTTCCATGAAGGAGGTGTTCCTGCCGGTTACTACGAAATACCTATTGGCGAACCGGATGTGAAGAAAGAGGGTAGGGATATTACGTTCCTGACCATTGGCTATACCCTCTATCCGGCTTTAGAAGCCGCGAAGGAACTGGAAGACAAATACGGTATGAGCGCAGAAGTGATAGATGCCCGCTCGTTGGTACCATTTAACTATGAAAAAGTATTGGAATCGGTGAAGAAGACCGGAAAAATTATTGTTGCCGGAGACGCTACCGCACGTGGTTCATTCCTCAATGATCTCGCAGCCAATATCAGTCAGCTTGCGTTCGACTATCTCGATGCCCCCGTCTGTGTGTTAGGTTCACGCAACTGGATCACTCCCGCATTTGAACTTGAAGAGTCTTTCTTCCCCCAGCCAAGCTGGTTCCTGGATATGATCAACGAGCGAATCCTGCCCTTGAGGGATTATATTCCGGTACAGAATTTTACGGATGCGGAATTTATCAGAAGGGCGAAAAAAGGAGTCTGA
- the lpdA gene encoding dihydrolipoyl dehydrogenase, with protein sequence MYDLLIIGGGPAGYVAAERAGHKGLNVILFEKKAMGGVCLNEGCIPTKTLLYSAKTYENALHGDLYGVFGDNIRFDYGKMVSRKKKVVRKLVLGVESKMKANKVTVIKGEAVINGRSSEGIEITSNGEKYIGKNLLVCTGSEASVPPIPGLQEAGEVIVTNREILELTERPESLVVIGGGVIGMEFASFYNSLGTNVTVVEMLPEILGGLDFEISAMLRGIYTKKGITFHLNARVTQVDGNKVIFEKEGKTDTIEGEKILLSVGRRPVTQGFGLENLGVELVRGGIKVDEKMRTNVPGVYAAGDVTGFSLLAHTASREGEVVVNNLTGRSDIMRYNAIPGVVYTNPEVAGVGETEESAKAKNIAYKVAKLPMAYAGRFVAENEGGSGLCKVLVGEKHGEVIGVHMLGNPVSEIIYGACIAIEQEMTLKEMQEVVFPHPTVSEIIKETVFL encoded by the coding sequence ATGTACGATTTACTGATTATCGGTGGAGGCCCTGCCGGGTATGTTGCGGCGGAACGGGCCGGACATAAAGGATTGAATGTGATACTGTTTGAGAAAAAAGCGATGGGTGGGGTATGTCTGAATGAAGGTTGTATTCCCACCAAAACACTGCTTTATAGTGCCAAGACTTATGAAAACGCTTTGCACGGGGATCTCTATGGTGTTTTTGGAGATAATATCCGTTTTGATTACGGAAAAATGGTCTCCCGTAAAAAGAAAGTGGTACGTAAACTTGTACTTGGTGTGGAAAGCAAGATGAAAGCCAATAAAGTGACGGTAATAAAGGGAGAAGCCGTTATCAACGGACGCTCATCGGAGGGGATTGAGATAACCAGTAATGGTGAAAAATATATTGGAAAGAATCTTCTTGTCTGTACAGGATCGGAGGCATCTGTACCACCAATACCCGGACTGCAGGAAGCAGGGGAGGTTATTGTTACCAATCGTGAGATACTGGAATTAACCGAACGGCCGGAATCGCTTGTCGTCATTGGCGGAGGGGTGATCGGTATGGAGTTTGCCAGTTTCTACAATAGTCTGGGTACAAATGTTACTGTTGTAGAAATGCTTCCCGAAATTCTTGGAGGACTCGACTTTGAAATATCGGCCATGCTCCGTGGGATATATACCAAGAAGGGTATTACATTCCATCTCAACGCGAGAGTGACACAGGTCGACGGAAACAAGGTCATTTTTGAGAAAGAGGGAAAAACCGACACCATAGAAGGTGAAAAGATACTGTTGAGTGTCGGCCGTCGCCCCGTTACGCAAGGATTCGGCCTGGAAAACCTGGGTGTGGAGTTAGTACGAGGTGGCATCAAGGTGGATGAAAAGATGCGCACCAATGTTCCCGGTGTGTATGCAGCAGGAGATGTGACCGGCTTCTCATTGCTGGCCCATACGGCAAGTCGTGAGGGTGAGGTAGTGGTCAATAACCTTACCGGTAGAAGCGATATCATGCGTTATAATGCTATTCCGGGCGTGGTTTATACTAATCCGGAAGTGGCCGGAGTAGGAGAGACCGAAGAGTCGGCCAAGGCAAAAAATATTGCCTATAAGGTAGCCAAGTTGCCCATGGCCTATGCCGGACGTTTTGTCGCTGAAAACGAGGGAGGAAGCGGACTGTGCAAAGTGCTGGTCGGTGAAAAGCATGGCGAGGTGATCGGCGTACACATGCTGGGTAATCCCGTCAGCGAAATCATTTACGGAGCCTGTATCGCTATTGAACAGGAAATGACGCTGAAAGAGATGCAAGAAGTGGTCTTTCCGCATCCTACCGTGAGTGAGATTATTAAAGAAACCGTCTTTTTATAG
- a CDS encoding dihydrolipoamide acetyltransferase family protein yields MAVVVIMPKQGQSVESCIITELKKKKGDTVQKGDILFSYETDKASFEEEAPAGGVVLECFYSEGDEVPVLENMMVIGEPGEDISSLLVGRESPAEGNKGVSMESRPADSLTSEKQEQKESSTPFTVQSGRSPVSPRARKLAEKNAVDTSGLSGSGPKGRIIEKDIQAVLHDRPKMTPLAKKLAAEQGMLPQSSGTGLAGTARASDLSVPVNSVYGKDYEERKISNMRKIIARSMHASLQNSAQLTHHLGADARRILVLRKKAKAMLEEGSLDINITLNDMVCFSVIRALKKFPNVNTHFLGDSIRYFSKIHLGLAVDTERGLMVPVIRNADDLSITGLARQFKEIAAACRNGSVNPDILSPEAGSFTVSNLGNYGVEMFTPVINLPQSAILGVNTIVPRPKDIGDDVYAFVPFIGLSLTYDHRSLDGGEATRFLKQIAIEIENLEFEI; encoded by the coding sequence ATGGCAGTTGTAGTAATCATGCCCAAACAGGGGCAATCAGTGGAAAGTTGTATCATTACCGAACTGAAAAAGAAAAAAGGTGATACCGTGCAAAAAGGAGATATACTATTTTCTTATGAGACGGATAAGGCTTCGTTTGAAGAAGAAGCCCCTGCGGGGGGAGTCGTACTCGAATGTTTTTACAGCGAAGGCGATGAAGTGCCCGTATTGGAAAATATGATGGTGATCGGAGAACCTGGAGAAGATATTTCTTCATTGTTGGTCGGGCGTGAATCGCCGGCTGAGGGGAATAAAGGCGTGTCTATGGAATCCCGACCTGCAGACTCTTTAACAAGTGAAAAACAAGAACAAAAAGAGAGTTCTACCCCCTTTACCGTACAATCGGGAAGGAGTCCTGTTTCCCCGCGTGCCAGAAAATTGGCAGAGAAAAACGCTGTGGATACTTCCGGCCTTTCAGGGAGCGGTCCTAAGGGACGTATTATAGAAAAGGATATACAGGCGGTCTTGCATGATCGACCGAAGATGACACCGCTGGCAAAAAAACTGGCTGCGGAACAAGGTATGCTGCCGCAGTCGTCCGGAACGGGGCTTGCAGGTACGGCCCGGGCTTCCGATCTGTCCGTTCCTGTGAACAGTGTTTACGGAAAGGATTACGAAGAACGGAAGATATCCAATATGCGCAAGATCATCGCCCGTTCTATGCACGCTTCCCTGCAAAATTCGGCGCAGTTAACCCACCATTTGGGTGCGGATGCCAGAAGAATATTAGTGCTTAGAAAAAAAGCAAAAGCAATGCTTGAAGAGGGAAGCCTTGACATCAATATCACATTGAACGATATGGTCTGCTTCTCAGTCATCAGGGCGCTGAAGAAGTTTCCCAATGTAAATACCCATTTTCTGGGTGACAGTATCCGCTATTTTAGTAAAATACATCTTGGATTGGCGGTAGACACCGAAAGAGGATTGATGGTGCCGGTCATACGTAATGCTGATGATCTGTCCATTACCGGTTTGGCCCGACAGTTCAAGGAAATTGCTGCTGCTTGCAGGAACGGAAGCGTGAATCCCGATATACTTTCTCCGGAAGCGGGTTCGTTTACCGTTTCGAACCTGGGAAATTATGGCGTGGAGATGTTCACGCCGGTCATTAACCTGCCTCAATCGGCTATCCTGGGTGTGAATACCATCGTACCGCGTCCAAAAGATATTGGAGACGATGTATATGCTTTTGTTCCTTTTATCGGACTGAGTCTTACTTACGATCATCGTTCATTAGACGGAGGAGAAGCTACACGCTTCCTGAAGCAGATTGCCATAGAAATAGAAAATCTGGAATTTGAAATATAA
- a CDS encoding GxGYxYP domain-containing protein — MNCLNEKTIGYLAAALVLLPVILCILISCKEQNSDVIGVYDLRYTLSYDLNDTQQVGSLWDDIHAVATLQGIVNRKGPRLFIHYIVTHGIDIDSYWWDKYREPGRWLHEKDTVVYQDIIQLIEAYRKDINGVVLYDSSIASTSNVASAVAGIENLIAVRYDTDPNSLYSRIVLNGPKLKVIARLIKENGTPLFTGTGIIPGTDRMSTGSLKNDPYIWFIENYMKTNRCSGEFGAYYIDQKWREKPTATVVNHHTLTNHDFFVSKKAFFFDLSPWGDEPATDDETQVTGTDLNTLKEFLSEAYRINKGEKMCYIGGFPSWAFKYTQHAGGIHEDVATEWEFSKLIGAYNAFKDADAIGYGALANASFWTHFPLKERYPQRRVSLEELKQRGYLDEDGKVDFKGRNFFIFYVGDYDASSWVVQRTPSIWDDENRGKVPMMWAISPVLENRVPMALDYYRESATHNDYFVAADNGAGYLMPGMLQEPRESGFKSGLDSWANHCKPYYERWDLTITGFIIDGTAPGLSKEGLDCYASFSPDGIVPQKVPLTLLHGDMPVLRSDYDIIADDPKIAVQHMLDRVRVRPVPFHWFRNILKTPTWYVEFMDELHSADPDIELLDAPTFFELYRIWLRQNPAAATGKIEME, encoded by the coding sequence ATGAATTGTTTAAATGAAAAAACAATAGGTTATCTGGCTGCAGCGTTAGTTCTGCTCCCCGTTATTCTATGTATTCTGATTTCTTGTAAAGAACAGAATAGCGATGTTATCGGAGTGTATGATTTGAGATATACCCTCTCTTATGATTTGAATGATACACAGCAAGTCGGGAGTTTATGGGATGATATCCATGCTGTCGCCACTTTACAGGGAATTGTAAACAGAAAAGGTCCGCGCCTATTTATACATTATATTGTTACCCACGGTATAGATATAGACAGCTATTGGTGGGATAAATACCGGGAGCCCGGAAGATGGCTGCATGAAAAAGATACTGTGGTATATCAGGATATTATACAATTGATAGAGGCATATAGAAAAGATATCAATGGTGTCGTGTTATATGATTCATCCATTGCATCGACCAGTAACGTGGCTTCAGCTGTGGCGGGAATTGAAAATCTGATAGCTGTTCGTTATGATACTGATCCTAACAGCCTGTATTCACGTATAGTACTCAATGGGCCTAAACTGAAAGTGATAGCAAGGCTGATCAAAGAAAACGGTACACCCCTTTTTACAGGCACCGGCATTATACCCGGGACGGATCGGATGTCGACCGGATCCTTAAAAAATGATCCTTATATATGGTTTATCGAGAATTATATGAAGACTAACCGCTGTTCAGGTGAGTTTGGTGCTTATTATATCGACCAGAAATGGCGGGAAAAACCAACGGCTACGGTGGTAAACCATCATACCCTTACCAATCATGATTTCTTCGTGAGTAAGAAAGCTTTTTTCTTCGATTTATCTCCCTGGGGTGATGAGCCGGCCACTGATGATGAAACGCAGGTAACGGGTACCGACCTGAATACGCTGAAAGAGTTCTTGAGTGAGGCCTACAGGATCAATAAGGGTGAAAAGATGTGCTATATAGGTGGTTTCCCGTCATGGGCTTTTAAATATACGCAGCACGCGGGGGGAATACATGAAGATGTAGCCACCGAATGGGAATTTTCTAAATTGATCGGAGCCTATAATGCGTTTAAGGATGCCGATGCCATTGGGTACGGAGCCTTGGCAAATGCTTCCTTCTGGACTCATTTCCCGTTGAAGGAAAGATATCCTCAACGAAGAGTGTCCCTGGAAGAGTTGAAACAAAGAGGATATTTAGATGAAGATGGAAAGGTCGATTTCAAGGGAAGGAACTTTTTTATATTTTATGTGGGAGATTATGATGCCTCTTCATGGGTGGTTCAACGTACGCCCTCCATTTGGGATGACGAAAACAGGGGGAAAGTGCCTATGATGTGGGCGATTAGCCCGGTGCTGGAAAACAGGGTGCCGATGGCGCTGGATTATTACCGGGAAAGTGCGACACACAATGACTATTTTGTAGCTGCCGACAACGGCGCGGGTTATCTTATGCCGGGAATGTTACAGGAACCTAGAGAATCTGGTTTTAAATCGGGATTAGATAGCTGGGCAAATCATTGTAAACCTTACTACGAGCGCTGGGATTTAACAATCACCGGTTTTATCATCGACGGAACCGCCCCGGGTCTTTCTAAGGAAGGACTTGATTGTTATGCCTCATTCAGTCCTGACGGCATTGTACCGCAAAAAGTGCCTTTGACTCTGTTACATGGCGATATGCCTGTATTACGATCTGATTATGATATTATTGCCGATGATCCCAAAATTGCTGTCCAGCATATGTTAGACAGGGTAAGAGTAAGACCGGTACCTTTTCATTGGTTCAGGAATATTCTTAAGACACCTACCTGGTATGTTGAATTTATGGATGAACTGCATTCGGCAGACCCTGATATTGAACTGCTGGATGCTCCGACATTTTTTGAGTTGTACCGGATCTGGCTCCGTCAGAATCCGGCTGCAGCCACCGGCAAAATAGAAATGGAATAA
- a CDS encoding GH92 family glycosyl hydrolase has product MKKIILFVVLFGIILNSCGKMTTTSSRKKEPVDYVNNRIGNISILLVPTFPVTHLPNSMLRMIPAHREFVTDRMEGLPLNVPSHRQGDVLYLMPYCGEPDGLTPNLNYRYDHEESTPYHYSVYLDDHGITARFAPAARGAVFALTFEEEAPRYVMLRTVGNGELHAQGNTMHGYEMYHGTKHYFYLEFDQEPVETGNRDTESRKACYAAFDKNVKEVRIRYGISYISEEQARRNLEKEVPGYDIDALTKAARAQWNRTLGKIEVEGATEDQKTVFYTSLYRAHERMINISEDGKYYNGFDGKVHDDEGIPFWTDDWIWDNYLALHPLQTILNPRAQEEKLASYIRMYEHSEEKWMPTFPCVFGDAHCMNGNHAAVMFADALAKGIQFDVEKAFEGMKTTVLTETMIPWARAPKTELDDFYHEYGWFPALYPDEKETVPVVSDFEKRNAVAVTQAASYDDWSIAQMAKSLEKEDDYRFFLNRAFNYRHLFNKETGFFHPKDKEGKFIQPFDYIFSGGIGARAYYDENNAWTYIWDVHHNIADLIDLFGGNQPFIEKLDQLFVEDLKLPKWQYYAIHPDATGNVGQFVMGNEPSFHIPYLYNYAGQPWKTQKRIRMLLESWFRNDLMGIPGDEDGGGMTAFVVFSQLGFYPVSPGIPVYTIGSPIFTKSSIKLDNGKVFTVKAENASGSNKYIQSATLNGQPLNRTWFMHEDLVNGGTLELIMGDRPNKDWGLESPPPSAADMQGF; this is encoded by the coding sequence ATGAAGAAAATAATTTTATTCGTAGTCCTGTTTGGAATAATATTGAATAGTTGCGGGAAGATGACAACCACTTCCAGCCGGAAAAAAGAGCCGGTCGATTACGTGAATAACCGTATCGGCAATATCAGTATTCTTTTGGTTCCCACATTCCCGGTGACGCACCTGCCTAACAGTATGTTGCGTATGATCCCTGCTCATAGGGAATTTGTCACCGACCGTATGGAAGGATTGCCGCTGAATGTACCTTCGCACCGTCAGGGTGATGTGTTGTACCTGATGCCCTACTGCGGCGAACCGGATGGGCTGACGCCCAACCTGAATTATCGTTACGACCATGAAGAGTCCACACCCTATCACTATTCGGTATATCTGGACGATCATGGCATCACGGCCCGTTTTGCACCGGCTGCCCGTGGAGCGGTATTCGCCCTGACTTTTGAGGAAGAGGCTCCCCGATATGTTATGCTACGTACGGTCGGAAACGGAGAATTACATGCCCAGGGTAATACTATGCACGGATATGAAATGTATCATGGAACAAAGCACTATTTTTATCTTGAGTTCGACCAGGAGCCTGTGGAGACAGGCAACCGGGATACGGAAAGCCGGAAAGCCTGTTATGCCGCATTCGATAAGAACGTGAAAGAAGTGCGCATACGATACGGTATCTCATATATCAGCGAAGAACAGGCACGTCGGAATCTGGAAAAAGAGGTTCCCGGTTATGATATCGATGCACTGACAAAGGCTGCCCGTGCGCAATGGAACAGGACTTTGGGGAAAATAGAGGTGGAAGGTGCTACCGAAGACCAGAAAACAGTCTTTTATACCTCACTGTACCGCGCACACGAACGTATGATCAATATATCGGAAGACGGGAAGTATTACAATGGTTTCGATGGGAAAGTGCACGATGATGAAGGTATTCCGTTCTGGACAGACGATTGGATCTGGGATAATTATCTGGCGCTGCATCCGTTGCAAACGATCCTGAATCCAAGGGCGCAGGAAGAAAAGCTGGCTTCCTATATCCGGATGTATGAACATTCCGAAGAGAAATGGATGCCTACATTTCCCTGTGTATTCGGTGATGCACATTGTATGAACGGCAACCATGCCGCCGTGATGTTTGCCGACGCACTGGCCAAGGGTATTCAATTTGATGTGGAAAAGGCTTTCGAGGGGATGAAGACTACCGTGCTGACCGAAACTATGATCCCCTGGGCACGCGCTCCAAAAACGGAACTGGATGATTTCTATCACGAGTATGGATGGTTCCCTGCGCTTTATCCTGATGAAAAGGAGACCGTACCTGTTGTCAGTGATTTTGAAAAACGAAATGCAGTGGCAGTAACTCAGGCGGCTTCATATGATGACTGGAGCATTGCACAGATGGCAAAATCGCTGGAGAAAGAGGATGATTACCGGTTCTTCCTGAACCGTGCATTCAACTACCGCCATCTGTTCAATAAAGAAACGGGTTTCTTTCACCCGAAAGATAAGGAGGGTAAATTCATACAGCCATTCGATTATATATTTTCCGGAGGGATCGGTGCCAGGGCCTACTATGATGAAAACAATGCCTGGACATATATCTGGGATGTACACCACAATATTGCCGACCTGATTGACCTGTTCGGAGGCAATCAGCCTTTTATTGAAAAGTTGGATCAATTGTTTGTGGAGGATTTGAAATTACCCAAATGGCAGTATTATGCCATCCATCCCGATGCTACAGGGAATGTCGGCCAGTTTGTAATGGGAAACGAGCCCAGTTTTCATATTCCTTACCTCTATAATTATGCCGGTCAGCCATGGAAAACGCAGAAACGTATACGTATGCTGCTTGAAAGCTGGTTCCGTAACGACCTGATGGGTATCCCCGGTGATGAAGACGGCGGCGGTATGACCGCGTTTGTGGTCTTCTCGCAATTAGGGTTCTATCCGGTATCCCCCGGCATCCCGGTTTATACGATTGGCAGCCCTATCTTTACAAAATCGAGCATCAAACTGGATAATGGGAAGGTTTTCACTGTGAAGGCCGAAAATGCTTCGGGGAGTAATAAATATATACAATCGGCTACACTGAACGGTCAACCGTTGAATCGTACCTGGTTCATGCATGAGGACTTAGTCAATGGCGGTACATTGGAACTGATCATGGGAGATCGTCCGAATAAAGACTGGGGATTGGAATCACCTCCTCCATCGGCCGCAGACATGCAGGGGTTTTAA
- a CDS encoding mannitol dehydrogenase family protein has protein sequence MNERKIVIFGAGKIGRSFIGQVFNLSGYEVVFVDINKQLVDLINQQKQYRIVIKNGEEDELLIIRNIKGIYLDEEEQLMSELNNTKIMSLSVGQQGVGTVIPLLARLLVVRREKYGDVPLDIIIAENIRNADRLIRKELEKQLPPDYPLEKLVGLVETSIGKMVPIMTQKDIEEDPLQVFAESYNSLIVAKNGFKNPIPDIPFLAPKENIKAWVDRKLFIHNLGHAATAYLGFKKYPDAVYICEVLEDQELLDTVRQTMLQSAEILRSLYPEEFTLTQLKEHIDDLICRFRNKSLKDTLFRVGCDLYRKLGPEDRLAAPVHAAVRLGKPYHLILNAIIAGISFRAKDENGNYFPSDRLFFEEAVRGPRYILENVCKIRWESGKVGRKN, from the coding sequence ATGAATGAGAGAAAAATTGTTATTTTTGGAGCCGGGAAGATTGGGCGCTCTTTTATAGGGCAGGTATTCAATTTGTCAGGGTATGAAGTCGTTTTTGTGGATATCAATAAGCAATTGGTCGATCTGATAAATCAACAGAAACAATACCGGATAGTCATCAAAAACGGAGAAGAGGATGAGTTGCTGATCATTCGTAATATAAAAGGTATATACCTTGATGAAGAGGAACAACTTATGTCCGAGTTGAATAATACAAAAATTATGTCCCTTTCCGTGGGACAACAGGGAGTAGGCACAGTGATTCCTCTGCTGGCCAGGTTATTAGTTGTCCGACGGGAAAAATATGGAGATGTACCCCTGGATATAATTATAGCAGAGAATATAAGAAACGCGGATAGGCTTATCCGGAAAGAATTGGAAAAACAGTTGCCGCCGGATTATCCATTGGAAAAATTGGTGGGATTAGTGGAAACGAGCATTGGAAAGATGGTGCCTATCATGACACAAAAGGATATCGAGGAGGATCCGTTACAGGTATTTGCCGAATCTTATAACTCTTTGATCGTTGCAAAAAACGGATTTAAAAACCCAATTCCCGATATTCCTTTTCTGGCGCCCAAAGAGAATATCAAAGCCTGGGTCGACCGCAAACTTTTTATCCACAATTTAGGGCATGCTGCGACGGCTTATCTTGGGTTTAAAAAATATCCGGATGCCGTTTATATCTGTGAAGTACTCGAAGATCAAGAACTTCTTGATACCGTGAGGCAAACAATGCTGCAATCTGCTGAAATCCTACGGTCATTATATCCGGAAGAGTTTACCCTGACCCAGCTGAAAGAACATATAGATGACCTGATATGTCGATTCAGAAATAAAAGTTTAAAAGATACCCTGTTTCGTGTGGGGTGTGACCTGTACCGGAAACTGGGCCCGGAAGACCGATTGGCTGCTCCTGTCCATGCTGCTGTCCGGCTGGGAAAACCTTATCACCTGATCCTGAATGCAATTATCGCAGGAATATCTTTCAGGGCTAAAGATGAAAACGGTAATTACTTCCCTTCGGACAGATTGTTCTTTGAGGAGGCAGTAAGAGGTCCCCGGTATATATTGGAGAATGTGTGTAAGATAAGGTGGGAAAGTGGGAAGGTGGGAAGGAAAAACTAA